The DNA window TGGGTGACCTTAttaatgaagtgtggaaaggaTGCAACCCTATCAACACATCACAAAGTCTCAGTATATATTTGAAACAAGAATAGAAAGTCCAGAACCATGAACTGAAATCATCTTGATTGCTCCACAACAAGTGATGTTTTCTACAATGTTAATAAAAATGCAGAATAATTGTGAGGCTAAATGGAATAAAATACAAGATGACTTGAAGAAGATGAACTatttaaaaccctaaatttctcATAATTATTATGAGTAGCTCATAAACCCTAGTTTTCATCACATTTAGAGTCTAatcataatatattttttttcctgcattCTGAGGCCATATTCAGCCTTTGTTTCATTACCATGGTCGACGGACTTGTCCTATAACTTTAACTGTTAATTTCTGCATTGAGGCTTTAACTAACCCTAACTCCATTTTGTAAATGCTTCCCCAACCACAAAGTCTTTGTCGAACACCTGCCCAGTCTCTCAAGTTTCATTGAGATGCTTTGATCATTGAACTGTAAGGCTAAAACCTAACTTTATGAATTGACCAGAAGTTTCATTCAGACAAGCAAACCTTAATAAATTCAACTTTGTACAAAGGGTCAAGACATATGGAGCTGTATTTTGGACATGAGTATACTAAAGAGGGAACAATGATAATTTGATACTTAGCACAACCTGATAGAAAGTGAAGTTTATTTTAGTATCTGAACAATGGATGATGTACTTCACCATGGAAGCAGCATTTTAGGTCAAACCTAGATAACAAGGTACTAGTTGTCCCTGATATTATTCATTATCTCCAACCATTGTAAGTGAGAAATAAAATATCTTAACTTCAACAACTAAAATGAAGAAatgtttataaaattttcattttcctcaAGGGATCATGTTTTTAAGCCTTCATTACTGAAGCTCTCTCTGACTAAAAAAGTACTAAGAAAGGATCAAGTAGGCCTTAATAAGATACAGTGGGTTGGGTTTGATGGTAGGAGGAAGATGATGAAGGCGAAAGTGATAAATCCAATTACCTGATGATTGGAGGAAAGTTTTAAGCTTTCCATGAACTGTCTCCTTCATAAGTGAAAGTTCAGGTTAGTtcttcaaaaattgaaaatgttaATACACACCAGAACTTATTATACTTTTTAAGTATTTGCTTATCTAGCTAACTGCACCAAGTTACTTTGTGAAGGTAGACATTTTAATCTTCTCAGAATTCAACTTCTGAAATCTGATTTagagaaaattttcacttccattTTTACAAACAGAAACCATCTTTTGTCTCACAGTCTAAATTATTATTAGGTTTACTGAGTAGATCGATCTTCACTTTCGTCTTCAATTAATTGGACATTTGGTCTTAGATCATTCTAATCATTCCCTGACTTGAGGCACATTCAAAGGATAACTTTTCTTTTCACAGCTTATTAGGTTTATGAAGGGAAAATAACTAGGTCTACTAGGATTTAGAATCCTAGCTAGGTTTTGTATTCAGTCCATTAATAAGGTTAATAAGCATAACAAAATGGGTTTTTCTCCGTTCTTCTCACGTGGCAAAAGATTGCACTCTATTATTCTATCCATTATCAAAGATACACAAGATCTAAAACAACTAACatagagtatatatatatatatatatatagattataGGGAGAATAACCTAACTATATAAGCATTTCTAGGGATCCTAGCTTATTTATACAGCAAAAATGCACTTTTAGAAGTATTAAGTCACACTTCAAAGTTGAAGAACACATCCACACCAGTCATGAGCGATGAAGATAGGAGAAGGCCACTGACTGTAGATCTTCCATGTCGTGGAAAGCCCATTTCCTAGTGTTGTTTTGCATGTCAAGAGAAGCCATGGCATGAGATGGATCTTCAAAACCAGTAAATGAGAGGTTCTCTTGATCAGGCATGACAGGATTGTAATGATGGTTACCCAAAGAGTTGGGATCCATGAAACCACTGTTGTAGTTCAACATTGTTTCATCATGGATGgttggattttgatggaattgcATCTTTGATTCCTCTGAATGAAACAATCCTTGCACATCCTGGGGACCTGAAGTTGTAGAGCCACTGACTAGGCCTTGGGCTGCTTGTTCCTTGAGAGATGCCAGTTGTGCCTGTAGATTGACAACCTGCATAATTTAAAGCAAAGAAAATACTGGTTAACAACATAATTCATAGGATATGACACTTTAACTGCAATGCAATTCTGtttgatttcttatttttccttcttctttcttctaattttttttttttttttttttgggggtgggggggggggtttaaatatattaatcattcacccaaaaaaagaaagtaaaccTGTTCTTGTAGCGCGAAAATGTAAGAAACACAGCCATATATGGGATCTTGAAGCCTTGCTTGTGCTTCATAAGAGATTGTGACGGCGGCTTCACAACGATCAGTGACTGGGAGGTGTGCTAGGAGCTTTGAAACATTGCTTGCTCCAAACACCTTGTGGATTGCAGCGAAATGGGCAGCACCTTGTTCATGACAGAAATATGGAGCAAATACACAACCCTTAacacacttcctcctcaagaaCTTGCAGGCTCCACAAGGTGATCCAAGACCTGTCATTTTTGGTGAATTTTCCCTTGGCGGACCTGTGTAAGCACCATCCAATGTTTATAAATGCTAGAGGAAGGGAGGTGGATCATATTATAATCAATTCTTAATTACATCTGGTCTCCTTATTGGGCTACaaatttcatttgttttctgTACACACAAACCCTAGCTCTGTCACCGATCTTTTTATACACACATATGAGATTCCATTCAAACATCCTTAAAGCGACAAAAGACTAACAAAAACCAAACCCATCTATATCTGCTTGATCATTCGAGTGTGACTTGCACTTTTGTTCACCTTCAGATAGATACATTGCTCCTTACTGTGATAACTTCAAGTCCATTAAGTTGTAGATTATCCTTCAATAGGAAATTATAAGGTAGCAAAAAGGTCATGTCCCAATGTTGTACCTTGAAGTCTTGAACACCATAGGTTACCATATTGATGTAGAGAAGATCTCCAAGGAATTTATGAATCAGTTGGACAGGCAAAAGTCCATCCAATCGAGtcaaaaatattgatttttggtCCAATTTCTGGGGGTTATGACTTTTGACTCGGGCGGAGTTACAGGAGCCATAATATCAATATCCAAATGGCAGTCAATGTTATACAACACGTCATTGGTCCAAATTACAATTTGTGGTCGAAAAATTCAAACGTTTAAGGGGTGTTCATGGCCTCCGAAGTTCAGTGCACagatttatatttctaattttactagtttcctattttatataGGTTACGATATTTTGTTCCcttcattataatttttttttttttggaaaacccTAACTGTAATCTGACCTACTTATAAATAGGTCATTTTAGATTCAATAAAGATTTGTTGAAGTTTATCAACAAAAATTCGTCTATAACTCTTCTTTCTCGTTGGAATTAGGGTTCTCTTCACCTTGTGGATTCAAGGATCCATTAGCACTAGAACGATATCTAGGCCCCACACTTCTGATTACTTCATATATGGAGTCCACTGAAGTTACAAACTCGAACAGCTAAATGGTGCCATATTGTTAGTGTAGCAAACTAAATTTGACAAATCAATACAAAGATGAATCTAAATTTCATGAACACTAGATCAGAACAATGGAATATGAAGGTGGGTTCAGTTTTTGGGAAGCCTTGTTCTCCTTCATTAAATTGGTTCTCTCATACGATAATAGCAACATGAACTATCAAATGCTTAAAATTTCAAACATGTAGGTAGTACTGTTTGTTGTCGACCTGGAATGCAATGGTTTCAGTACTATGGTTTGGCATAGAATAAACTTCTTTCCACATTTTTATATTCACAGATAAGTAGGGCTAGCTCCAAACGAGTCCATTTTGAAGCTTCATATATATCCTTTGCAAGAGAATGTcatggatcttaattagaataaTAAGACTTTCTTCCAGGTGAATATCCAATGCAGCCTCTGGAAAGGTACATGAATGGTCTCCCAAAAGAAAAGTTCACAGGACAGCTACGGAAATCTCTCACTGGTTCTTTGAAAGATCTTGGAGACCAATTGAATGGCTGCATATTGGGTCATCCAATAGGAGTGTACCACATCCATAACCATGTCATTTATTAACAGTAGAATATAGTATTTAGTACTAAAACTATAGGTCATGTCCAATGTATAAATATAAAATGTGACCTTGGAACAAGCATattccaaattaaaatgaatgaaacaaaagataatgagagagagagagagagagagagagagagagagagagagagagagagagagattatctttttttttggtcttctaTTTGTTTTAGTGCAACAGGTCACTGTTTGTCGAGCAATACTGTATAATTATCATTAACTAATCTGATATACAATCATCAATTACTTTCAATCACTTTCTTGTGTATCACATAGGCACCAACATGTAGACCCTGGTGATAGGTGCTCTTAGGTCCCACCCACATGTGTAATAATAACAACACAACTTACTTAACATCTTAACCTTTAGATCAACTAAAAGTAACTCTGGACAACCCACTCAGTTATACCATTAGATATCTAGAAAATGGTCTTAGATTAGCCACTTGCAAATTCCATATTTAAATCCAACATATAATACTTTTTGATAGTCCAAACATGGTCATGCACCTTCTTAGTAATCTTGAATTTTTAAAAGGTTAATTTTTCCACTTGGCTAACTCCAAATGAGCTCAAATTTGACTTGTGGGTATGAAGCCTTTTggtctatctctttttttttttttttgttaatcaaggtgtcTGGGTCAGCTTATGCgtacctcgactaatcctcgaggagattagcatagcaacccaccgccataatctccacttaaatcgcagatgcacagatggggaatcgaacatGAGACCGTGTGCCTAATCCACATAATCCTCAGTTAGCcataaccatctgggcaacccacgaatgagtacaaaataaataagaaaacacacactcACATAATGCATACGATAAGAtttgatcccacgacctcctcccctgaaTACCAACTTCACAAGCTGAAGCTATCATCACTAAGCTATACTAGTGTTCGGAGCTATCAGACCTTATGTGATACAAAAAGATGAACTGATTATAATTATCTAGTAGACAGGCCAGTCCATAAAACCTGCTCCCCTGACCTTTGAAATTTCCTAATAAAACCAAGAAGCATTTTGTGGCTATAGAGAATATATGACTGGGGTAGCCTACACGTCTCACTGGAATGACATCTTCCAAACGTATCAACAGGGGTTGGTGCATGGCACCAGCCTCACTGGAGCCCATTATCCATGCATACTTGTTGGCCACTTAACCAGGAAGGGAAGAGTGTACTTGGGGACAGGAAGGCTAGTTAATTAATGGGGAATATTTAATCCCCCTTCTACAATAATGTGGAGGTTCAACTAATTTTGTAAAAGCACATACAAAACTCACCTTGCTAATCTTTCTTAAAATATTAAACTTCCCCAAGAAACCCTTTTTCGTTCCCTTTGTCCTTCCAATGTTACATTGATTGGATCTTTTAACCGACTATCCTCAGCTTTTTCATCCTCTTTTCTATATATTATCTTACTTGTCCCTTCAGGTAGGATGATAAACCATGCGGCTTTTCACTGGTTCTTAAAGCTAATTTCTTTGAGTTAGGTTGATTTTGAAGTTGTTGTCTGCTCTGTCCAATTAACTTCAGTTTCATGGATGTTCAATCCTCTTTGGGCTGCACTTAAAATTCCTTCATCCATTgaaagaaatttattttataattatccAGAGGCTAATGTTGTTGCAGATTAAGGGTGGGGTAATACTTCTGTTTCAAATTAGTATTTTTGAgccaaaaatatttattttctttctgtttttgtcAATTTGCAATATTTTCGTACAAAATTTTTTATAACAAAACTAAATAAAGAATCcgctacaaaaaaaaaaaattaaagagaaataCAAATTAATAGAAGTATATCTTCTAGCGGCAGTGGTGGAGGTGACAGTGGTGGTGGCGATAGAAAGATTCGAGAGTCTTGCAATTTTTTATACTTTCTGCTTCTATACAtgtttttagtttatttttggAGCTTGTTCTATTGTTTCTGGAGAGGGCAtcagatttttttaatttttaagaattttttatccTATTTGTtctaacaagaaaaaaaagatgacaCTATCAAGATTCATATTGAACAAGGAGACTGATATCTGAATTTGAATCAATATCTGATTATACATTTTAGTCTATAAtaaatataatagaaaatagTATAATTATGATACATGAGTATTTTTACTTGaataagaatataaataaagaTACAATATTTAATAGACAAAAAGCTTACGTTTCTAAATAGTTATAGAAAATATTAAAGTTATAATCCAAATGGATATTCCCTATTCGATTATCATCcgaaataaataatttttcgaATACATATCTAATATGCAACTATCCGtaatcatatttgaataaataGATATAATTTCAAATTGAATCCATATTTTTAACTATACATTTACTTTTTCATATAAAACCAATTGAATAATGAATCTCACTTGATTGTGGGTATGACATGTTTCAATAGACAACATGGGTTCTCAAATTTGGTCACTTACAAGCAAATGACTCTTTAGCTTCTTTTTGTTCCATTGTTgcttatttttggtttttgtccTTCTATGTTGTACCTTTTAGGCCGTTTGTATCTTGCTTTGCCCCCCCTTATGGTGCATCCTTGTATTCTTTAGGTCTTTCTCTATAGTTACATATACGTAAAGGAACTATAGTTGAGATGACCTCTAACATATGATACCTGTATCTCCCCCATAAAAAACCAaagcatttctttctttttcctttctttagaaAGCTCCATCATGTCGAGTCCCCAAAATTACAGTTCAAGTGTGAGGCACGTTCTGAAAACCGTACGACCCCACCAAAATTATTTAAAGACGaagataataataagaaaaagaaaggagaaagaaatatTCCTTTTCCAAATCTAATCTGATTCAATAAAATTGTCGGCATATGAATGGAGAGTTGGATGTCCCATCAAACCTCTAGATCAACTAAGAATatacaattttatttatttttttaatcccatCCACCATTGCCAATCTCTCAAAATCTGCAACCTTGAATTCATTTCCATTTTAGGCATTCTTCAAGATATCTAAGTTCGACTCTTGTTACCTCCTCTGCATTCatggtgtttagtgctctttagtATTTTTATTGAGAGTTGAATAATTCTAGTATGATCTGATTCATTTGGTTGTGAAGTTAGTATGAACATGTGGGATTAGTCAAGTCGAAGGCTTAGATACTTGTCGttagcccaaaaaaaatcatattgaaGGGTTCTCTTCACGAAAATTTCTAGATTAGATTCAAAAGTAGATAACAGTTTTAATGTTAATGGATCATAAGTCaaatggagaagagagacaTTCTTGTTTTTCATAGGTAAGTATCATTTTGCTAGGGTTTCATGCAAAAAATGGAATTAATGATCTTATATCAGATTTGCGTAGTTTGATGTGGAGATTTATTGGTATTTGAAGACAATCTCTTTAATAGATAACTCTTAAGGATGAGTTTTTCTTAAATCCTTAACAATTTATATTAAAATCAAGATTGTGGCAAGGCCAAGGCATGATGGGACCAAGATT is part of the Macadamia integrifolia cultivar HAES 741 chromosome 9, SCU_Mint_v3, whole genome shotgun sequence genome and encodes:
- the LOC122088390 gene encoding LOB domain-containing protein 29-like, coding for MTGLGSPCGACKFLRRKCVKGCVFAPYFCHEQGAAHFAAIHKVFGASNVSKLLAHLPVTDRCEAAVTISYEAQARLQDPIYGCVSYIFALQEQVVNLQAQLASLKEQAAQGLVSGSTTSGPQDVQGLFHSEESKMQFHQNPTIHDETMLNYNSGFMDPNSLGNHHYNPVMPDQENLSFTGFEDPSHAMASLDMQNNTRKWAFHDMEDLQSVAFSYLHRS